A window from Spartinivicinus poritis encodes these proteins:
- a CDS encoding carboxymuconolactone decarboxylase family protein: MAYLQPLSATHHSDLIDSFSVFERILGFVPNSMLTMQRCPAIVKGFTVLTEAVMSPHGSVDVGFKRLIAHFASKAAGCRYCEAHSLVAAKIHGMSEEKVAAVWNYKTNALYTEAERVALDFALAAGSVPNGVDETLMSKMKQYWSEQQIVEILAAVCLYGFLNRWNDSMATDLEDAPKALANNVLKKHGWTAGKHV, from the coding sequence ATGGCCTATTTACAACCATTATCAGCAACTCATCACTCTGATTTAATAGACAGTTTTAGTGTTTTTGAACGAATTTTAGGTTTTGTGCCTAACAGCATGCTGACGATGCAACGCTGCCCAGCAATAGTAAAAGGTTTTACTGTATTAACAGAGGCTGTGATGAGCCCTCATGGTTCAGTTGATGTGGGGTTTAAACGGTTGATTGCACATTTTGCTAGTAAAGCAGCTGGGTGCCGTTATTGTGAAGCTCACTCGTTAGTAGCCGCCAAAATTCATGGAATGAGTGAAGAAAAAGTAGCAGCTGTTTGGAATTATAAAACAAATGCATTATATACTGAGGCTGAACGTGTTGCGTTAGACTTTGCATTAGCGGCGGGTTCAGTACCCAATGGAGTGGATGAGACCTTAATGAGTAAAATGAAGCAGTATTGGTCAGAGCAACAAATTGTAGAGATACTGGCGGCTGTTTGCTTATACGGTTTCTTAAATCGCTGGAATGACTCCATGGCTACTGACTTAGAAGATGCTCCCAAAGCACTGGCAAATAACGTGTTAAAAAAACATGGTTGGACTGCTGGTAAGCATGTCTAA